One Pseudomonas entomophila genomic window carries:
- a CDS encoding YkgJ family cysteine cluster protein, producing the protein MSEQNPCLTCGACCGYFRVSFFWGECQSAGGVVPDDLVVQINPTRVAMIGTDAKPCRCVSLGGEIGTQVACSIYENRSSPCREFEASWENGVHNPSCDDARAAYGLPPLTPPGANEPHWPDDGAEVA; encoded by the coding sequence ATGTCCGAACAGAACCCTTGCCTGACCTGCGGCGCCTGCTGCGGCTACTTTCGTGTGTCTTTCTTCTGGGGTGAATGCCAGTCCGCCGGCGGCGTGGTGCCCGACGATCTGGTGGTGCAGATCAACCCGACCCGCGTCGCCATGATCGGCACCGACGCCAAGCCTTGCCGCTGCGTCAGCCTGGGTGGCGAGATCGGCACGCAGGTGGCGTGCAGCATCTATGAGAACCGCTCCAGCCCGTGCCGCGAGTTCGAGGCTTCCTGGGAGAACGGGGTGCACAACCCCAGCTGCGACGATGCCCGGGCGGCCTATGGCCTGCCACCGCTGACACCGCCAGGGGCCAACGAGCCGCATTGGCCGGATGACGGCGCCGAGGTGGCCTGA
- the alaC gene encoding alanine transaminase: protein MANPGSPRRFARIDRLPPYVFNITAELKMAARRRGEDIIDLSMGNPDGATPPHIVEKLVQVAQREDTHGYSTSRGIPRLRRAISNWYKERYDVAIDPESEAIVTIGSKEGLAHLMLGTLDHGDTVLVPNPSYPIHIYGAVIAGAQVRSVPLVPGVDFFNELERAIRESIPKPKMMILGFPSNPTAQCVELDFFERVVALAKQYDVLVVHDLAYADIVYDGWKAPSIMQVPGAKDIAVEFFTLSKSYNMAGWRIGFMVGNPELVSALARIKSYHDYGTFTPLQVAAIAALEGDQQCVRDIAEQYRQRRNLLVKGLHELGWMVENPKASMYVWAKIPEAYAHLGSLEFAKKLLAEAKVCVSPGIGFGDYGDDHVRFALIENQDRIRQAIRGIRQMFRADGLISK from the coding sequence ATGGCCAATCCCGGTTCGCCGCGCCGCTTTGCGCGCATCGATCGTCTCCCCCCGTACGTTTTCAACATCACCGCCGAACTCAAGATGGCCGCCCGCCGCCGTGGCGAAGACATCATCGACCTGAGCATGGGCAACCCCGATGGCGCGACCCCGCCGCATATCGTCGAGAAGCTGGTGCAGGTCGCCCAGCGCGAAGACACCCACGGCTACTCCACCTCCCGCGGCATCCCACGCCTGCGCCGCGCCATCTCGAACTGGTACAAGGAACGCTACGACGTCGCGATCGACCCGGAGAGCGAAGCCATCGTCACCATCGGCTCGAAAGAGGGTCTGGCGCACCTGATGCTCGGTACCCTCGACCATGGCGACACCGTGCTGGTGCCCAACCCCAGCTACCCGATCCACATCTACGGCGCGGTGATCGCCGGTGCCCAGGTGCGCTCGGTGCCACTGGTGCCGGGCGTGGACTTCTTCAACGAACTGGAGCGGGCGATCCGCGAGTCGATCCCCAAGCCGAAGATGATGATCCTCGGCTTCCCGTCCAACCCCACCGCCCAGTGCGTGGAGCTGGACTTCTTCGAGCGCGTGGTGGCCCTGGCGAAACAGTACGACGTGCTGGTGGTGCACGACCTGGCCTATGCCGACATCGTCTACGACGGCTGGAAGGCGCCGTCGATCATGCAGGTGCCAGGCGCCAAGGACATCGCGGTGGAGTTCTTCACCCTGTCCAAGAGTTACAACATGGCGGGCTGGCGCATCGGCTTCATGGTGGGTAACCCGGAACTGGTCAGCGCCCTGGCGCGGATCAAGAGCTACCACGACTACGGCACCTTCACCCCGTTGCAGGTGGCGGCCATCGCCGCCCTGGAAGGCGACCAGCAATGCGTGCGCGACATCGCCGAGCAGTACCGCCAGCGCCGCAACCTGCTGGTCAAGGGCCTGCACGAGCTGGGCTGGATGGTCGAGAACCCCAAGGCCTCGATGTATGTCTGGGCCAAGATCCCCGAGGCTTATGCGCACCTGGGCTCGTTGGAATTCGCCAAGAAGCTGCTGGCCGAGGCCAAGGTCTGCGTGTCGCCGGGGATCGGTTTCGGTGATTACGGTGACGACCACGTGCGTTTCGCCCTGATCGAGAACCAAGACCGGATTCGCCAGGCGATCCGCGGGATCCGCCAGATGTTCCGGGCCGATGGCCTGATCAGCAAATAA
- a CDS encoding isocyanide synthase family protein → MQDKDSWVSAVSQVLDGYLLKAEGDRFADAGKAHLARDLVRCFERGEPVRMVLPGFPCKSPNDRDKTFGVLPDFGEVMAIERLDRLGQEIAALHAPGCEIVILSDGTTFNDIVGVPDDVRRQYNQALRTLCVTHSIRWVSMEDLFPQASSPEALRATLVKQARLPWKSVEALIEQCQQDENLARSHDKLCSHLYNDLRLCRQPGQDEDEHLRQISHKAYQMMLRGQALNAAVERFFPEHIRLSVHQYDNAGPKFTLALADGLSHVASPWHAVPVRQLDGGQSLRGRAEIDGSRHVQVTWQGRPWLLHETQGEALQGYRFELQKLPLFGLVVSDPMGLGFERLSTETLQALVRSFGFVCLRGCEYTDQASFAADCARFGTIYRWAFGEVHVVKPADQPQGVVHSLEKTPLHWDLNLLPDSDPLVQRDPKFCAHTFMLYCKTPPQPGEGQTTIVDSRNALAKVGLRTARQWQGIDITYYTRMTYFGGSPRSYPLVDRDPRSGQPVLRYQEGCESSLQTLEQRVEGGDEAFQRELIEQLDGLVYDPHCLIAHEWAAGDLVLIDNYQTLHGRLPMSPASASRELWRVQVY, encoded by the coding sequence ATGCAAGACAAAGACAGCTGGGTCTCGGCCGTCAGCCAGGTGCTGGATGGTTATCTGCTCAAGGCCGAGGGTGATCGCTTCGCCGACGCCGGCAAGGCGCACCTGGCCAGGGACCTGGTACGTTGCTTCGAACGCGGTGAACCTGTGCGCATGGTGCTGCCGGGCTTCCCTTGCAAGTCGCCGAACGACCGCGACAAGACCTTTGGCGTGTTGCCGGACTTCGGCGAGGTCATGGCCATCGAACGCCTCGACCGCCTCGGTCAGGAGATCGCCGCCTTGCACGCGCCGGGTTGCGAGATCGTCATCCTCAGCGATGGCACCACCTTCAACGACATCGTCGGTGTGCCCGACGACGTTCGTCGGCAGTACAACCAGGCGTTGCGCACCCTGTGCGTCACCCACAGTATCCGCTGGGTGAGCATGGAAGACCTGTTCCCCCAGGCCAGCAGCCCGGAAGCGTTGCGTGCGACCCTGGTCAAGCAGGCCCGCCTGCCCTGGAAGAGCGTCGAAGCATTGATCGAACAGTGCCAGCAGGATGAAAACCTGGCCCGCAGCCACGACAAACTGTGCAGCCACCTCTACAACGACCTGCGCCTGTGCCGCCAGCCGGGGCAGGACGAGGACGAGCACCTGCGCCAGATCAGCCACAAGGCCTACCAGATGATGCTGCGTGGCCAGGCCCTCAACGCTGCTGTGGAGCGCTTCTTCCCCGAACACATCCGCCTGTCCGTGCACCAGTACGACAACGCCGGGCCCAAGTTCACCCTGGCCCTGGCCGACGGCCTGAGCCACGTGGCCAGCCCCTGGCATGCGGTGCCGGTGCGCCAGCTCGATGGCGGCCAGTCCTTGCGCGGCCGCGCCGAGATCGACGGCAGCCGGCATGTGCAGGTGACCTGGCAGGGGCGGCCGTGGCTGCTTCACGAAACCCAGGGTGAAGCGCTGCAAGGCTATCGCTTCGAATTGCAGAAGCTGCCGCTGTTTGGCCTGGTGGTCAGTGACCCCATGGGGCTGGGCTTCGAGCGGCTGTCCACCGAGACCTTGCAAGCGCTGGTGCGCAGTTTCGGCTTCGTTTGCCTGAGGGGCTGCGAGTACACCGACCAGGCCAGCTTCGCCGCCGACTGCGCGCGCTTCGGCACCATCTACCGTTGGGCCTTCGGCGAGGTGCACGTGGTCAAGCCAGCCGACCAGCCGCAGGGGGTGGTGCACTCACTGGAGAAGACGCCGTTGCACTGGGACCTCAACCTGCTGCCCGACAGCGATCCGTTGGTGCAGCGCGACCCCAAGTTCTGCGCCCATACCTTCATGCTCTACTGCAAGACGCCGCCGCAGCCAGGGGAAGGGCAGACCACCATCGTCGACAGCCGCAATGCCCTGGCCAAGGTTGGCCTGCGGACCGCCCGGCAGTGGCAGGGCATCGACATCACCTACTACACGCGCATGACCTATTTCGGCGGCTCACCGCGTTCTTATCCGCTGGTGGACCGCGATCCTCGCAGTGGCCAGCCGGTGTTGCGTTACCAGGAGGGTTGCGAGTCGTCGCTGCAGACCCTGGAGCAGCGCGTGGAGGGCGGTGACGAGGCCTTCCAGCGCGAACTGATCGAGCAACTGGACGGGCTGGTCTACGACCCTCATTGCCTGATCGCCCATGAATGGGCGGCGGGTGACCTGGTGCTGATCGACAACTACCAGACCTTGCACGGGCGCCTGCCCATGAGCCCGGCCTCGGCGTCGCGTGAGCTGTGGCGGGTGCAGGTGTACTGA
- a CDS encoding HAD family hydrolase, with product MERLADVRAVLFDLDGTLVDTLPDIAWCLNHVLGQHRLPLRAVESVRNLIGGGVAAMIERVAHEHGVEDAQHLQTAYSACYRQHLVRLSRPYAGVEQLLEALGKRGLPMAVVTNKAHALALAVVERLLPANAFAVVLGHRPGQRLKPAPDAALQAAERLGVAPEHCLFVGDTAFDLLTAQAAGMPVAAAGWGYGEPGVLRDHNPQLYCEHPHQLLAALCPAAVQPPRAELTGSL from the coding sequence ACCCTGGTGGACACCTTGCCCGATATCGCCTGGTGCCTGAATCATGTTCTGGGCCAGCACCGGTTGCCTCTACGGGCTGTCGAGTCTGTGCGCAACTTGATCGGTGGCGGGGTAGCCGCAATGATCGAACGGGTTGCGCACGAGCACGGTGTAGAAGATGCCCAGCACCTGCAAACAGCCTACAGCGCCTGCTATCGCCAGCACCTGGTCAGGCTGTCGAGGCCTTACGCGGGTGTCGAGCAGTTGCTCGAGGCCCTTGGCAAGCGCGGCCTGCCCATGGCGGTGGTAACCAACAAGGCCCATGCACTGGCATTGGCAGTGGTCGAGCGCCTGTTGCCGGCGAATGCCTTCGCCGTGGTTCTTGGTCATCGACCTGGGCAGCGGCTCAAGCCCGCGCCGGACGCCGCCCTGCAGGCCGCCGAGCGGCTCGGCGTGGCGCCTGAGCATTGCCTGTTCGTCGGTGACACGGCGTTCGACCTGCTCACCGCACAGGCCGCCGGCATGCCGGTGGCGGCGGCGGGCTGGGGCTATGGCGAGCCTGGTGTGCTGCGTGATCACAACCCACAGCTGTATTGCGAACACCCTCATCAGTTGCTCGCGGCCTTGTGCCCGGCAGCTGTGCAACCCCCGCGAGCCGAATTGACCGGTTCGCTGTAG